A part of Kitasatospora acidiphila genomic DNA contains:
- a CDS encoding trypsin-like serine peptidase: MSQRITRRAGLAAALVTALALGTAACGPDDTKTTDASSAAASSPAAATSGKPGLKLPPELQNLKNWKSTDWANWAKKHALNNQVVKDLWNVDSMNKATPAPPMKASTKMGDDTSQNDPLPSPVQAVGEKHPYTNNMAVFGKLFTKSPKGTYVCSGTVVSDPAHPGKSNLVWTASHCLHGGKDGDWLQNIAFIPSYNRSGAASGGKQVTLNQVAPYGEWWADQAMVAPQWVAEGGETGGPVSQYDSGIIQVTNPDMPGKSLEEEVGGSVPIWFNAPRDQINAVTAYGFPAAPPYTGQELEYCDGGKPTRLSFDTTRPTMLTIGCTMTGGSSGGGWLAKEPNGKVALVSNTSIGPDPSAWLAGPELDDQAQGMFQEMTELPQPQQ; encoded by the coding sequence ATGTCACAGCGAATAACGCGCCGGGCCGGCCTCGCCGCCGCCCTGGTCACCGCCCTCGCTCTCGGCACCGCCGCCTGCGGTCCGGACGACACCAAGACCACCGACGCCTCGTCGGCCGCCGCCTCCAGCCCGGCCGCCGCCACCAGCGGCAAGCCGGGTCTGAAGCTGCCGCCCGAGCTGCAGAACCTGAAGAACTGGAAGAGCACCGACTGGGCCAACTGGGCCAAGAAGCACGCGCTCAACAACCAGGTCGTCAAGGACCTGTGGAACGTCGACTCGATGAACAAGGCCACGCCGGCACCGCCGATGAAGGCCAGCACCAAGATGGGCGACGACACCTCGCAGAACGACCCGCTGCCCAGCCCGGTGCAGGCGGTCGGCGAGAAGCACCCCTACACCAACAACATGGCCGTCTTCGGCAAGCTCTTCACCAAGAGCCCCAAGGGCACCTACGTCTGCTCCGGCACCGTGGTCTCCGACCCGGCCCACCCCGGCAAGAGCAACCTGGTGTGGACCGCCAGCCACTGCCTGCACGGCGGCAAGGACGGCGACTGGCTGCAGAACATCGCCTTCATCCCGTCCTACAACCGCTCCGGCGCGGCCAGCGGCGGCAAGCAGGTGACGCTGAACCAGGTCGCCCCGTACGGCGAGTGGTGGGCCGACCAGGCGATGGTCGCCCCGCAGTGGGTCGCGGAGGGCGGCGAGACCGGTGGCCCGGTCAGCCAGTACGACTCCGGCATCATCCAGGTGACCAACCCGGACATGCCCGGCAAGTCGCTGGAGGAGGAGGTCGGCGGCTCGGTGCCGATCTGGTTCAACGCCCCGCGCGACCAGATCAACGCCGTGACCGCGTACGGCTTCCCGGCCGCCCCGCCGTACACCGGCCAGGAGTTGGAGTACTGCGACGGCGGCAAGCCGACCCGGCTCTCCTTCGACACGACCCGGCCGACCATGCTGACCATCGGCTGCACCATGACCGGCGGTTCCAGCGGCGGCGGCTGGCTGGCCAAGGAGCCGAACGGCAAGGTGGCGCTGGTCTCCAACACCTCGATCGGCCCGGACCCGTCCGCCTGGCTGGCCGGCCCCGAGCTGGACGACCAGGCTCAGGGCATGTTCCAGGAGATGACCGAACTGCCGCAGCCCCAGCAGTAG
- a CDS encoding DUF1129 domain-containing protein, translating into MSTGPGPETEQFADHDLAEEAFALPAADLLSPLAPDRALEPDRALEPDRPLDLPPDPVVLEREIRPRRRLRWWQLLPIVVVGVGGSLMFAFPLAFGSGNGNSMIGMLGLLLTAASVGWGAMASRRAGYAWPGLPRRGSGRRAGWQAIVVYTLIVCTAFGLAVWRVVQLRG; encoded by the coding sequence GTGTCCACGGGTCCCGGCCCCGAAACCGAGCAGTTCGCCGATCACGACCTGGCCGAGGAGGCCTTCGCTCTGCCCGCCGCCGACCTGCTGTCGCCGCTCGCCCCGGACCGGGCGCTCGAACCGGACCGGGCGCTCGAACCGGACCGGCCGCTCGACCTGCCGCCGGACCCGGTGGTGCTGGAACGGGAGATCCGGCCGCGCCGCCGGCTGCGCTGGTGGCAGCTGCTGCCGATCGTGGTGGTCGGGGTGGGCGGCTCGCTGATGTTCGCGTTCCCGCTCGCCTTCGGCTCGGGCAACGGCAACTCGATGATCGGCATGCTCGGCCTGCTGCTCACCGCGGCGTCGGTCGGCTGGGGCGCGATGGCCTCCCGCCGGGCGGGCTACGCCTGGCCCGGGCTGCCCCGCCGCGGCTCCGGCCGCCGGGCCGGCTGGCAGGCCATCGTGGTCTACACCCTGATCGTCTGCACCGCCTTCGGCCTGGCGGTCTGGCGGGTCGTCCAGCTGCGCGGCTGA
- the hflX gene encoding GTPase HflX produces MTSTFEDRDFSGAAAGRTARRPADLRAEALMDEDLAAIDEDFGPNFDGDQYDRSERAALRRVAGLSTELQDITEVEYRQLRLERVVLVGVWTDGTAEEAENSLAELAALAETAGSEVLDGVIQRRDKPDAATYIGSGKAQELRDIVAASGADTVVCDGELTPGQLIHLEDVVKVKVVDRTALILDIFAQHAKSREGKAQVSLAQMQYMLPRLRGWGQSLSRQMGGGGSGSSGGGMATRGPGETKIETDRRRIREKMAKLRREIAEMKKGRDTKRQERKRHQVPSVAIAGYTNAGKSSLLNRLTGAGVLVENALFATLDPTVRRAVTPGGRVYTLADTVGFVRHLPHHLVEAFRSTMEEVADADLILHVVDGSHPEPETQLASVREVITSVEAQNVPEIVVINKADAADPLVLQRLLRREPHAVVVSARSGLGIDELLKLIDEELPRPAVEVHALVPYTRGDLVSRVHAEGELIGAEHTGEGTELRALVAAELAAELERYAVAVQR; encoded by the coding sequence ATGACCTCCACGTTCGAAGACCGCGACTTTTCCGGCGCAGCCGCGGGCCGTACCGCTCGCCGCCCCGCCGACCTCCGGGCCGAAGCCCTGATGGACGAGGACCTCGCGGCGATCGACGAGGACTTCGGCCCGAACTTCGACGGTGACCAGTACGACCGCAGCGAGCGTGCCGCGCTGCGCCGGGTCGCCGGCCTCTCCACCGAGCTGCAGGACATCACCGAGGTCGAGTACCGCCAGCTGCGCCTGGAGCGCGTGGTGCTGGTCGGCGTCTGGACCGACGGCACGGCCGAGGAGGCGGAGAACTCGCTCGCCGAGCTCGCCGCCCTCGCCGAGACGGCCGGCTCCGAGGTGCTCGACGGCGTGATCCAGCGCCGCGACAAGCCCGACGCCGCCACCTACATCGGCTCCGGCAAGGCCCAGGAGCTGCGCGACATCGTCGCCGCGTCCGGCGCCGACACCGTGGTCTGCGACGGCGAGCTCACCCCCGGCCAGCTGATCCACCTGGAGGACGTGGTCAAGGTCAAGGTGGTCGACCGGACCGCCCTGATCCTGGACATCTTCGCCCAGCACGCCAAGTCCCGAGAGGGCAAGGCCCAGGTCTCGCTGGCCCAGATGCAGTACATGCTGCCGCGGCTGCGCGGTTGGGGTCAGTCGCTGTCCCGGCAGATGGGTGGCGGTGGCTCCGGCTCGTCGGGCGGCGGGATGGCCACCCGTGGTCCCGGCGAGACCAAGATCGAGACCGACCGGCGCCGGATCCGCGAGAAGATGGCGAAGCTCCGCAGGGAGATCGCGGAGATGAAGAAGGGCCGGGACACCAAGCGCCAGGAGCGCAAGCGCCACCAGGTGCCCTCGGTCGCCATCGCGGGCTACACCAACGCCGGCAAGTCCTCGCTGCTCAACCGGCTCACCGGCGCCGGCGTGCTGGTGGAGAACGCGCTGTTCGCCACCCTGGACCCGACGGTCCGCCGGGCCGTCACCCCGGGCGGCCGGGTCTACACCCTGGCCGACACCGTCGGTTTCGTCCGCCACCTGCCGCACCACCTGGTCGAGGCGTTCCGCTCGACCATGGAGGAGGTCGCCGACGCCGACCTGATCCTGCACGTGGTGGACGGCTCGCACCCCGAGCCGGAGACCCAGCTGGCCTCGGTCCGCGAGGTGATCACCTCCGTCGAGGCGCAGAACGTGCCGGAGATCGTGGTGATCAACAAGGCGGACGCCGCCGACCCGCTGGTGCTGCAGCGCCTGCTGCGCCGCGAGCCGCACGCCGTGGTGGTCTCGGCCCGCAGCGGCCTGGGCATCGACGAGCTGCTCAAGCTGATCGACGAGGAGCTGCCCCGCCCGGCCGTCGAGGTGCACGCGCTGGTGCCGTACACCCGGGGCGACCTGGTCTCCCGGGTGCACGCCGAGGGCGAGTTGATCGGCGCAGAGCACACCGGCGAGGGCACCGAGCTGCGGGCGCTGGTCGCCGCCGAGCTGGCGGCCGAGCTGGAGCGCTACGCAGTGGCCGTGCAGCGCTGA
- the miaA gene encoding tRNA (adenosine(37)-N6)-dimethylallyltransferase MiaA: MSIPLPSVPVVSVVGATAAGKSDLAVAIARELGGEVINTDSMQLYKGMDIGTAKLTEAERGGVPHHLLDVWDVTETASVAEYQRLARAEIDRLLAAGRAPVLVGGSGLYVRAAIDEMEFPGTDPVLRARLEEELDRLGPAALHARLAAQDPPAAAAILPSNGRRIVRALEVIELTGRPFTANLPSNTAVYPAVQIGVELPRPELDERITLRVDRMWQAGLLDEVRALEAQGLREGLTASRALGYQQVLAHFAGECTEDEARAETVRATKRFARRQEAWFRRDDRIHWLARPAGADPAELLERSLELIARTG, translated from the coding sequence GTGAGCATCCCCCTTCCCAGCGTCCCGGTGGTCTCGGTGGTCGGCGCCACCGCGGCCGGCAAGTCCGACCTCGCCGTGGCCATCGCCCGTGAGCTGGGCGGCGAGGTGATCAACACCGACTCGATGCAGCTCTACAAGGGCATGGACATCGGGACCGCGAAGCTCACCGAGGCCGAGCGCGGCGGCGTTCCGCACCACCTTCTGGACGTCTGGGACGTCACCGAGACCGCCAGCGTGGCCGAGTACCAGCGGCTGGCCCGGGCCGAGATCGACCGGTTGCTCGCCGCCGGGCGGGCGCCGGTGCTGGTCGGCGGTTCGGGGCTGTACGTGCGGGCGGCGATCGACGAGATGGAGTTCCCGGGCACCGACCCGGTGCTGCGGGCCCGGCTGGAGGAGGAGCTGGACCGGCTCGGCCCGGCCGCGCTGCACGCCCGGCTGGCCGCCCAGGACCCGCCGGCCGCCGCCGCGATCCTGCCCAGCAACGGCCGCCGGATCGTCCGCGCGCTGGAGGTGATCGAGCTGACCGGCCGTCCGTTCACCGCCAACCTGCCGAGCAACACCGCCGTCTACCCGGCCGTGCAGATCGGCGTCGAGCTGCCGCGCCCGGAGCTGGACGAGCGGATCACCCTGCGGGTGGACCGGATGTGGCAGGCCGGCCTGCTCGACGAGGTGCGGGCGCTGGAGGCGCAGGGGTTGCGCGAGGGGCTGACGGCCAGCAGGGCGCTGGGCTACCAGCAGGTGCTGGCGCACTTCGCCGGCGAGTGCACCGAAGACGAGGCGCGAGCCGAGACGGTGCGCGCCACCAAGCGGTTCGCGCGCCGCCAGGAGGCCTGGTTCCGCCGGGACGACCGGATCCACTGGCTGGCCCGCCCGGCCGGAGCCGACCCCGCCGAGCTGCTGGAACGGTCGCTGGAGCTGATCGCCCGAACTGGCTGA
- a CDS encoding trypsin-like serine peptidase encodes MSRIARTRRALTAAGATAAIVLAAAACGPDETDNPPQAAPTTSAAPSPAASASDAGLPGGLPSLDILKKWKFADWDKWAKQHVLPQAAKGFWDLQKLLAAKPKEPSAPPQQPGGDGNDPLPSPVQAQQISHPYTQYPVDGKIFFDVSPTEHAVCSGTVISDPLHPGKSNLVWTAGHCLSAGKTSGGKFYSNMAFVPAFNSSGAVSNGGKATVDKVAPFGIWDAVQGITSPQWEAEGGEYGSAASQYDFSIIQVKPENATGKSLEETVGSSIPVWFNAPRDQLKITAIGYPAAPPFTGMEMEQCAGGKPSRLSFDTSRPPMNVIGCTMTGGSSGGGWFSMKDGKPALVSNTSIGPDPSAWLAGPYLDDVAQGALSYIAKND; translated from the coding sequence ATGTCACGAATTGCACGTACCCGCCGGGCCCTGACCGCGGCGGGTGCCACCGCCGCGATCGTCCTGGCGGCTGCGGCCTGTGGTCCCGACGAGACCGACAACCCGCCGCAGGCAGCCCCGACCACCTCGGCCGCGCCGTCTCCCGCCGCCAGCGCGAGTGACGCCGGTCTGCCCGGCGGGCTCCCCTCGCTGGACATCTTGAAGAAGTGGAAGTTCGCGGACTGGGACAAGTGGGCCAAGCAGCACGTGCTGCCGCAGGCCGCGAAGGGCTTCTGGGACCTGCAGAAGCTGCTCGCCGCCAAGCCCAAGGAGCCGTCCGCACCGCCGCAGCAGCCCGGCGGCGACGGCAACGACCCGCTGCCGTCGCCGGTCCAGGCCCAGCAGATCAGCCACCCGTACACCCAGTACCCGGTGGACGGGAAGATCTTCTTCGACGTCTCGCCGACCGAGCACGCGGTCTGCTCCGGCACCGTGATCTCCGACCCGCTGCACCCGGGCAAGAGCAACCTGGTGTGGACCGCGGGCCACTGCCTGAGCGCCGGCAAGACCAGCGGGGGCAAGTTCTACAGCAACATGGCCTTCGTCCCGGCCTTCAACAGCTCGGGCGCGGTCAGCAACGGCGGCAAGGCCACGGTGGACAAGGTCGCGCCGTTCGGCATCTGGGACGCCGTCCAGGGCATCACCTCGCCGCAGTGGGAGGCCGAGGGCGGCGAGTACGGCAGCGCCGCCAGCCAGTACGACTTCTCGATCATCCAGGTCAAGCCGGAGAACGCCACCGGCAAGTCGCTGGAGGAGACGGTCGGCAGCTCGATCCCGGTCTGGTTCAACGCCCCGCGCGACCAGCTGAAGATCACCGCGATCGGCTACCCGGCCGCCCCGCCGTTCACCGGCATGGAGATGGAGCAGTGCGCGGGCGGCAAGCCGTCCCGGCTCTCCTTCGACACGAGCCGCCCGCCGATGAACGTGATCGGCTGCACCATGACCGGCGGCTCCAGCGGCGGCGGCTGGTTCTCGATGAAGGACGGCAAGCCCGCGCTGGTCTCCAACACCTCGATCGGCCCGGACCCGTCCGCCTGGCTGGCCGGTCCGTACCTGGACGACGTGGCCCAGGGTGCCCTGAGCTACATCGCCAAGAACGACTGA
- a CDS encoding RelA/SpoT family protein produces the protein MTVETGRPTGQAAPNPAAGPSASLPADPTGAASAAAPVAPSQARRLLGVAALGRAGRAALLATGRPLVPDAIEPIVQVHRRHHPGADLALLGRAYRLAEASHRGQKRKSGEPYITHPLAVTLILAQLGAETTTLVASLLHDTVEDTEVTLDQVAADFGPEVAYLVDGVTKLEKVDFGAAAEAETFRKMLVATGDDVRVMVIKLADRLHNMRTIRHMKPASRLRIAKVTRDVLIPLAERLGIHVVKSELEDIVFATLHPEEYARTRALITAREPAMAELFTPFAQALARQLAEAGVPAEVTLRPRHCVSVHRVLLRRGQGGRPGAVHPADLGRLLVVVEENADCYAVLGELHTCWTPLPGEFKDFVAAPKFNLYQSLHTAVSVAGTVVEVLVRTPGMHRVADFGVVALGSPASGGGDPTGRDEADGADPGRPGWLSRLLEWQQETPDPDAFWSTLTADLSDDREITAVTEDGTTLVLPAGASCVDAAYQLGEEIGHRCIGARLNGRLVALSTALCDGDVLGILTEPAGRPGDPEPSGPSPQWLDFARTPGARIAIERWLAGHPAPSAAEAAGRPVAAPSEVPADMPAAAAEAAGAPAPVRLPRGRDRLVIAPGHPGAAVRLARCCTPVPPDRVTGFPVRGGSIAVHRADCPTGERMRGDGRGPIQLDWAPEAAAGFRVTLQAEALNRPGLLADLTAAMSGTGLDIVSAVVEPPEELRVRHTYTVELPDAATLPVVMRAMLRVSGVYDVRRPGLAAPRPPRLRPTARSVANAGDPEPGDMRPSKGIRDRSAALAAVDGPEDRQ, from the coding sequence ATGACCGTCGAGACCGGCCGGCCCACCGGCCAGGCCGCCCCGAATCCAGCCGCTGGTCCATCAGCGTCCCTGCCGGCCGACCCGACTGGCGCCGCGTCGGCCGCCGCCCCGGTTGCTCCGTCGCAGGCCAGGCGGCTGCTCGGGGTGGCCGCGCTGGGTCGGGCCGGCCGGGCCGCCCTGCTGGCCACCGGCCGCCCCCTGGTGCCGGATGCCATCGAGCCGATCGTCCAGGTGCACCGCCGCCACCACCCGGGCGCCGATCTCGCGCTGCTCGGCCGCGCCTATCGGCTCGCCGAGGCCAGCCATCGCGGCCAGAAGCGCAAGAGCGGCGAGCCGTACATCACCCACCCGCTGGCCGTCACCCTGATCCTGGCCCAACTCGGCGCCGAGACCACCACGCTGGTCGCCTCGCTGCTGCACGACACCGTCGAGGACACCGAGGTGACGCTCGATCAGGTGGCCGCTGACTTCGGCCCCGAGGTGGCCTATCTGGTGGACGGTGTCACCAAGTTGGAGAAGGTGGACTTCGGCGCCGCGGCCGAGGCGGAAACGTTCCGCAAGATGCTGGTCGCCACCGGGGACGACGTCCGGGTGATGGTGATCAAGCTGGCCGACCGGCTGCACAACATGCGCACCATCCGCCACATGAAGCCGGCCAGCCGGCTGCGGATCGCCAAGGTCACCCGGGACGTGCTGATCCCGCTGGCCGAGCGGCTGGGCATCCACGTGGTGAAGAGCGAGCTGGAGGACATCGTCTTCGCCACCCTGCACCCCGAGGAGTACGCCAGGACCCGGGCGCTGATCACCGCCCGCGAGCCGGCCATGGCCGAGCTGTTCACCCCGTTCGCCCAGGCGCTGGCCCGCCAGCTCGCCGAGGCCGGGGTGCCGGCCGAGGTCACCCTGCGGCCCCGGCACTGCGTCTCGGTGCACCGGGTGCTGCTGCGCCGCGGGCAGGGCGGCCGGCCCGGCGCGGTGCACCCGGCCGACCTGGGGCGGCTGCTGGTGGTGGTCGAGGAGAACGCCGACTGCTACGCGGTGCTCGGCGAGCTGCACACCTGCTGGACTCCGCTGCCCGGCGAGTTCAAGGACTTCGTGGCGGCCCCCAAGTTCAACCTCTACCAGTCGCTGCACACCGCCGTCTCGGTGGCCGGCACGGTGGTCGAGGTGCTGGTCCGCACCCCGGGGATGCACCGGGTGGCCGACTTCGGCGTGGTGGCGCTGGGCAGCCCGGCGTCCGGCGGCGGCGACCCGACCGGGCGGGACGAGGCGGACGGCGCCGACCCGGGCCGCCCCGGCTGGCTCAGCCGGCTGCTGGAGTGGCAGCAGGAGACCCCCGACCCGGACGCCTTCTGGTCCACCCTGACCGCCGACCTCTCCGACGACCGGGAGATCACCGCCGTCACCGAGGACGGCACCACCCTGGTGCTCCCGGCCGGCGCCAGCTGCGTGGACGCCGCCTACCAGCTGGGCGAGGAGATCGGCCACCGCTGTATCGGCGCCCGGCTGAACGGGCGCCTGGTGGCCCTGTCGACCGCGCTGTGCGACGGGGACGTGCTCGGCATCCTGACCGAGCCGGCCGGCCGGCCCGGTGATCCGGAGCCGTCCGGGCCCAGCCCGCAGTGGCTGGACTTCGCCCGCACCCCCGGCGCCCGGATCGCCATCGAGCGCTGGCTGGCCGGCCACCCCGCGCCGTCCGCCGCCGAAGCGGCCGGGCGGCCCGTGGCGGCGCCCTCGGAGGTGCCCGCGGACATGCCCGCCGCGGCGGCCGAGGCGGCCGGGGCCCCCGCCCCGGTCCGGCTGCCGCGCGGCCGCGACCGGCTGGTGATCGCTCCCGGCCACCCGGGCGCCGCCGTCCGGCTGGCCCGTTGCTGCACCCCGGTGCCCCCGGACCGGGTGACCGGCTTCCCGGTCCGCGGCGGCTCGATCGCGGTGCACCGGGCGGACTGCCCGACCGGCGAGCGGATGCGCGGGGACGGCCGCGGCCCGATCCAGCTGGACTGGGCGCCGGAGGCGGCGGCGGGCTTCCGGGTCACCCTGCAGGCCGAGGCGCTCAACCGCCCCGGACTGCTGGCGGACCTGACCGCCGCGATGTCCGGCACCGGCCTGGACATCGTCTCGGCGGTGGTCGAGCCGCCCGAGGAGCTGCGGGTGCGGCACACCTACACCGTCGAGCTGCCGGACGCCGCCACCCTGCCGGTGGTGATGCGGGCGATGCTGCGGGTCTCCGGGGTCTACGATGTCCGCCGCCCCGGTCTGGCGGCCCCGCGGCCGCCGCGCCTGCGCCCGACCGCCCGTTCTGTGGCAAATGCGGGTGACCCGGAGCCGGGGGACATGCGACCATCGAAGGGAATTCGGGACCGCTCCGCAGCGTTAGCCGCAGTGGACGGACCGGAAGACCGTCAGTGA
- the dapF gene encoding diaminopimelate epimerase, with protein sequence MSSAPVSPAEGIPFVKGHGTENDFVIIPDPEGRLALGPAEVARLCDRRAGIGGDGVLRVVRSANDPAAAPLAAEAEWFMDYRNADGSIAEMCGNGVRVFARYLVHAGLAEPGPLAVATRAGVRRTTVAEEGDVTVDMGRAVLPGPDGIEVAVGERRWPARNVNMGNPHAVAFVADLADAGNLYEAPGVSPAGVYPDGVNVEFVVDRGERHVAMRVHERGSGETRSCGTGTCAVAVAAARRDGRDPAVTGEPVEYVVDVPGGRVRITEFPDGRIEMTGPAVLVASGTIDPQWLGL encoded by the coding sequence GTGAGCAGCGCACCCGTTTCGCCCGCCGAGGGCATTCCGTTCGTCAAGGGCCACGGCACCGAGAACGACTTCGTGATCATTCCCGACCCGGAGGGCCGGCTGGCCCTGGGCCCGGCCGAGGTGGCCCGGCTCTGCGACCGGCGGGCCGGGATCGGCGGTGACGGCGTGCTGCGGGTGGTCCGCTCCGCCAACGACCCGGCCGCGGCCCCGCTGGCCGCCGAGGCCGAGTGGTTCATGGACTACCGCAATGCCGACGGCAGCATCGCCGAGATGTGCGGCAACGGGGTGCGGGTCTTCGCCCGCTACCTGGTGCACGCGGGCCTGGCCGAGCCCGGCCCGCTGGCGGTGGCCACCCGGGCCGGGGTGCGCCGCACCACGGTCGCCGAGGAGGGCGACGTCACCGTGGACATGGGCCGGGCGGTGCTGCCCGGACCGGACGGCATCGAGGTGGCGGTGGGGGAGCGGCGCTGGCCGGCTCGCAACGTCAACATGGGCAACCCGCACGCGGTGGCCTTCGTCGCCGACCTGGCCGACGCCGGCAACCTGTACGAGGCGCCCGGGGTCAGCCCGGCCGGGGTGTACCCGGACGGCGTCAACGTGGAGTTCGTGGTGGACCGCGGCGAGCGGCACGTGGCGATGCGGGTGCACGAGCGCGGCTCCGGCGAGACGCGCTCCTGCGGCACCGGCACCTGCGCGGTCGCGGTGGCCGCGGCCCGCCGGGACGGCCGCGACCCGGCGGTCACCGGCGAGCCGGTCGAGTACGTCGTGGACGTGCCCGGCGGCCGGGTGCGGATCACCGAGTTCCCGGACGGCCGGATCGAGATGACCGGCCCGGCGGTGCTGGTGGCGAGCGGGACCATCGACCCGCAGTGGCTGGGCCTCTGA